One Mycolicibacter sp. MU0083 DNA window includes the following coding sequences:
- a CDS encoding class I adenylate-forming enzyme family protein → MPDWVSPAYTEAEVARYHAEGWWSQTTLSDAVRDNAQRFPDREAYVDYRGDDPGSALTWREFDAEADALAARLAGAGVRPGDRIAVWHKDSSAIHVLFVALERCGAVVVGIGARAGTREVTAILAAAGAKLLIADEQRFETASSGLGVEALDIDTLRSGVEVGAPGPALGPDDVFLINSTSGTTGLPKCVVHTQNRWHYFHQLAVANGRLSSQDVFLPIIPTPFGFGLWTSHTTPIHLGVTAVLLERFSAAATCAAIERHKVTVLCCVSTQLTMMMADPASREFDLSSLRVVFTGGEALPYRPAAEFEELTGAKILQFYGSNETGLLSATTLADPLERRLRSGGRIVPEMAVRLFGGDDGDTDVTDSGRGQPACRGPATSLGYLNGVDHDKLFTPDGWMRMGDICEIDADGYLSVTGRTSDFILRGGKNISAAQVEDAVMSHPAIAVAAAVPMRDEVFGEKVCVYVELVGGRTVDLPGLAEHLLGLGVSKELLPERLVVLEELPRSSGGKIAKGRLRELSGYSSHS, encoded by the coding sequence ATGCCTGACTGGGTTTCACCTGCCTACACCGAGGCCGAAGTGGCCCGCTATCACGCCGAGGGCTGGTGGTCGCAGACCACGCTCTCAGATGCGGTCCGCGACAATGCGCAGCGGTTTCCCGACCGTGAGGCGTACGTGGACTATCGCGGTGACGATCCGGGATCGGCGCTGACCTGGCGGGAATTCGACGCGGAGGCCGACGCGCTGGCGGCCCGCCTGGCCGGGGCGGGTGTGCGGCCCGGTGACCGGATTGCGGTGTGGCATAAGGATTCTTCTGCTATTCACGTACTGTTCGTGGCTCTGGAGCGGTGCGGTGCGGTGGTGGTGGGTATCGGCGCGCGGGCCGGGACCCGGGAGGTGACCGCGATCCTGGCTGCCGCCGGGGCGAAGCTGCTGATCGCCGACGAGCAGCGGTTCGAGACCGCGTCCAGCGGCCTGGGGGTCGAGGCGCTCGACATCGACACGCTGCGGTCTGGAGTCGAGGTCGGTGCGCCGGGGCCGGCGCTCGGCCCCGATGACGTATTCCTGATCAACTCGACGTCGGGCACCACCGGGCTGCCCAAGTGCGTGGTGCACACCCAGAACCGCTGGCATTACTTCCACCAGTTGGCGGTGGCCAACGGCCGGTTGAGTTCGCAGGACGTGTTCCTGCCGATCATCCCGACACCTTTCGGATTCGGTCTGTGGACCAGCCACACCACGCCGATTCATCTGGGGGTTACCGCGGTACTGCTGGAGCGGTTCAGCGCGGCGGCGACCTGCGCGGCGATCGAACGGCATAAGGTCACCGTATTGTGCTGTGTCAGCACGCAATTGACGATGATGATGGCAGACCCGGCGAGCCGGGAGTTCGACCTGAGCTCACTGCGGGTGGTGTTCACCGGTGGCGAGGCCCTGCCGTATCGGCCGGCCGCGGAGTTCGAGGAGCTCACCGGCGCGAAGATCCTGCAGTTCTACGGATCCAACGAGACCGGGTTGCTCAGCGCCACCACGCTGGCCGACCCGCTGGAGCGGCGGCTGCGCTCCGGCGGGCGGATCGTGCCGGAGATGGCGGTGCGACTGTTCGGCGGGGACGACGGCGACACCGACGTGACCGACAGCGGCCGCGGGCAGCCCGCGTGCCGGGGACCGGCCACCAGCCTCGGGTATCTGAACGGCGTCGATCACGACAAGCTGTTCACCCCCGACGGCTGGATGCGGATGGGCGACATCTGCGAGATCGACGCCGACGGCTATCTGAGCGTCACCGGCCGCACCTCGGATTTCATCCTGCGCGGCGGAAAGAACATCAGTGCGGCCCAGGTCGAGGACGCGGTGATGTCGCACCCGGCGATCGCGGTGGCCGCCGCGGTGCCGATGCGTGACGAGGTGTTCGGCGAGAAGGTCTGCGTCTATGTGGAACTGGTCGGCGGACGCACCGTCGACCTGCCGGGACTTGCCGAGCATCTGCTGGGACTCGGGGTGTCCAAGGAGCTGCTGCCCGAGCGCCTGGTCGTGCTCGAGGAGCTACCCCGCTCGTCGGGCGGGAAGATCGCCAAAGGCCGGTTGCGGGAACTCAGCGGATATTCTTCTCATTCGTAG
- a CDS encoding ankryin, producing MTTYTEIRNNAPLWPGVLDRSLVGNRQAQAALYLADAAKRGKWRKVIRELDRGDHVVDIKYWRPEGKTWLSVLHQAGWNGAPTEVASWLIERGALRSQPDAAGRTAYDLAVEHGRPAELLEVLKPPQSPLDRDRITALDDQLAAVLDGLIEHLFRGADLRQMFRYPPVEVLHELPGRQLWFPVPYLWGGFRVGLSGDDVELFGGYRELDPVGEVHIATVGYLITPDGPSQVYEGYE from the coding sequence GTGACCACCTACACCGAGATCCGCAACAATGCGCCGCTGTGGCCGGGCGTGCTGGACCGCTCGCTGGTCGGTAACCGGCAGGCCCAGGCTGCGCTGTATCTGGCCGACGCGGCCAAGCGCGGCAAGTGGCGCAAGGTGATCCGCGAGCTCGACCGGGGCGATCACGTCGTCGACATCAAGTACTGGCGGCCGGAGGGAAAGACCTGGCTGTCGGTGCTGCACCAGGCCGGCTGGAACGGAGCCCCAACCGAGGTCGCATCGTGGCTGATCGAGCGGGGAGCACTGCGCAGTCAACCGGATGCCGCCGGGCGGACCGCCTATGACCTCGCGGTCGAACACGGCCGACCGGCCGAACTATTGGAGGTGCTCAAACCGCCGCAGAGTCCGCTGGACCGCGACCGGATCACCGCGCTCGACGACCAACTCGCCGCGGTCCTCGACGGTTTGATCGAGCATCTCTTCCGCGGCGCCGACCTGCGCCAGATGTTCCGCTATCCCCCGGTCGAGGTGCTGCACGAGCTACCCGGCAGGCAACTGTGGTTCCCGGTCCCCTACCTGTGGGGCGGCTTCCGGGTGGGGCTGAGCGGCGATGACGTGGAACTGTTCGGCGGCTACCGCGAACTCGACCCGGTCGGCGAGGTGCACATCGCCACGGTCGGCTACCTGATCACCCCCGACGGCCCGTCCCAGGTCTACGAGGGCTACGAATGA
- a CDS encoding HNH endonuclease signature motif containing protein → MAEQVLTPAETARAAVRTELDRIDTAHARLRALNTDIVGNTFRIEVAERLETQHRTNRGLSYRILGEIADPTDGPDQPTSTATLDLLWQKLRIPRAELRRRIRIAARIRPRRNLTGPPRPPELPHLATAIEEGHLGDDHLKTITTTLDHLPTTVTPADRDRAEHTLVHHGREHDADFVRIAGQRIADHLNPDGTYTDHDRARRRTLNLGRQGPDGMSTLTGCLDPETRAYLETALAAVRPGHRQPDGLDTTGPDLRSNGQRNHDALKLTLRAGIASGELGTHRGVPVTVIATTTLAELNQALHATTNPAIPMPGPATTGGGSRLPLRDLITMAADSIHYLAVFDDHSNRPLYLGRSKRLATLDHRIICHARDRGCTRPGCPAPGYHCEVHHTPDWNNGGQTNPDQLHFACGCDHTTTTQGQLHTQVTDQGRLAWTDGTTPPAINHLHHPEELLDKPPDNDEEEDP, encoded by the coding sequence ATGGCTGAACAGGTCCTCACCCCCGCCGAGACCGCCCGCGCCGCGGTCCGCACCGAACTGGACCGCATCGACACCGCCCACGCCCGACTACGCGCCCTGAACACCGACATCGTCGGCAACACCTTCCGCATCGAAGTCGCCGAACGCCTCGAAACCCAACACCGGACCAACCGCGGCCTGTCCTACCGCATCCTCGGCGAAATCGCCGACCCCACCGACGGCCCCGACCAACCCACCAGCACCGCCACCCTCGACTTGCTCTGGCAGAAACTGCGCATCCCCCGCGCCGAACTCCGCCGCCGCATCCGCATCGCCGCCCGCATCCGCCCCCGCCGCAATCTCACCGGACCACCACGCCCACCCGAACTACCCCACCTGGCCACCGCCATCGAAGAAGGACACCTCGGCGACGACCACCTCAAAACCATCACCACCACCCTCGACCACCTACCCACCACCGTCACACCCGCCGACCGCGACCGCGCCGAACACACCCTCGTCCACCACGGCCGCGAACACGACGCCGACTTCGTCAGAATCGCCGGCCAGCGCATCGCCGACCACCTCAACCCCGACGGCACCTACACCGACCACGACCGGGCACGACGCCGCACCCTGAACCTCGGCCGCCAAGGCCCCGACGGCATGAGCACCCTCACCGGCTGCCTCGACCCCGAAACCCGCGCCTACCTCGAAACCGCCCTCGCCGCCGTCCGCCCCGGCCACCGCCAACCCGACGGCCTCGACACCACCGGGCCCGACCTACGGTCCAACGGCCAACGCAACCACGACGCCCTCAAACTCACCCTCCGCGCCGGCATCGCCTCCGGGGAGTTGGGCACCCACCGCGGCGTGCCCGTCACCGTCATCGCCACCACCACCCTGGCCGAACTCAACCAAGCCCTCCACGCCACCACCAACCCCGCCATTCCCATGCCCGGCCCCGCGACCACCGGCGGCGGCAGCCGCCTCCCCCTGCGCGACCTGATCACCATGGCCGCCGACTCCATCCACTACCTCGCCGTCTTCGACGACCACTCCAACCGACCCCTCTACCTCGGCCGTAGCAAACGCCTCGCCACCCTCGACCACCGCATCATCTGCCACGCCCGCGACCGCGGCTGCACCCGACCGGGCTGCCCCGCCCCCGGCTACCACTGCGAAGTCCACCACACCCCCGACTGGAACAACGGCGGCCAAACCAACCCCGACCAACTCCACTTCGCCTGCGGCTGCGACCACACCACCACCACCCAAGGCCAACTCCACACCCAAGTCACCGACCAAGGCCGCCTCGCCTGGACCGACGGCACCACCCCACCAGCAATCAACCACCTCCACCACCCCGAAGAACTCCTCGACAAACCCCCCGACAACGACGAAGAAGAAGACCCCTAG